The following proteins are encoded in a genomic region of Zea mays cultivar B73 chromosome 9, Zm-B73-REFERENCE-NAM-5.0, whole genome shotgun sequence:
- the LOC103638071 gene encoding pentatricopeptide repeat-containing protein At5g39710 isoform X2 — MPNKQKISKSSCRDDRPPPPPPPPAAAAATGATPIGGGLKNMAAASASTRQATAEACSSHVHHAHLAALLNASARLPPLPLSRLHLPLSLPTASRLVASFPPLPLLVCFLRALRLLPSSPPRPFDSLIKSYASLPNRASLAAAALAFARSAGRFFDSMLSDGVAPNVYTYNILVRALCGRGHRKEALSILRDMRGAGCGPNVVTYNTLVAAFFRAGEVDGAERLVGMMREGGLKPNLVTFNSMVNGMCKAGKMEDARKVFDEMVREGLAPDGVSYNTLVGGYCKAGCSHEALSVFAEMTQKGIMPDVVTFTSLIHVMCKAGNLERAVTLVRQMRERGLQMNEVTFTALIDGFCKKGFLDDALLAVRGMKQCRIKPSVVCYNALINGYCMVGRMDEARELLHEMEAKGLKPDVVTYSTIISAYCKNCDTHSAFELNQQMLEKGVLPDAITYSSLIRVLCGEKRLSDAHVLFKNMIKLGLQPDEFTYTSLIDGHCKEGNVESALSLHDKMVKAGVLPDVVTYSVLINGLSKSARAMEAQQLLFKLYHEDPIPANTKYDALMHCCRKAELKSVLALLKGFCMKGLMNEADKVYQSMLDRNWNLDGSVYSVLIHGHCRAGNVMKALSFHKQMLQGGFAPNSTSTISLIRGLFENGMVVEADQVIQQLLNYCSLADAEASKALIDLNLNEGNVDAVLDVLHGMAKDGLLPSPR, encoded by the exons ATGCCAAATAAGCAAAAAATCTCAAAATCTAGTTGCCGAGacgaccgcccccccccccccccccccccccccgccgccgccgccgccactggCGCTACTCCTATCGGCGGGGGGCTGAAGAATATGGCAGCCGCCTCCGCCTCCACGCGACAAGCGACGGCGGAGGCGTGCAGTAGCCACGTCCACCACGCGCACCTCGCGGCTCTCCTCAACGCTTCCGCGCGCTTGCCTCCGCTCCCTCTCAGCCGCCTCCACCTCCCGCTCTCGCTCCCCACGGCCTCCCGCCTCGTCGCGTCCTTCCCTCCACTCCCGCTCCTCGTCTGCTTCCTCCGCGCGCTCCGCCTCCTCCCCTCCTCGCCGCCGCGCCCCTTTGACTCGCTCATCAAGTCATATGCCTCGCTCCCCAACCGCGCCTCCCTCGCTGCTGCGGCGCTCGCGTTCGCCAGGTCAGCCGG GCGCTTCTTCGACTCCATGCTTAGCGACGGCGTGGCGCCCAACGTGTACACCTACAACATCCTCGTCCGCGCGCTGTGCGGCCGCGGACACCGGAAAGAAGCGCTCAGCATCTTGCGTGACATGCGCGGCGCAGGCTGCGGCCCCAATGTCGTGACTTACAACACGCTCGTCGCGGCGTTCTTCAGAGCCGGGGAGGTGGATGGCGCGGAGAGGCTGGTCGGCATGATGCGTGAGGGCGGCTTGAAGCCCAACCTGGTGACCTTCAATTCAATGGTGAATGGGATGTGCAAGGCTGGGAAGATGGAGGACGCACGCAAGGTGTTCGATGAAATGGTGAGGGAGGGTTTGGCGCCGGATGGGGTCAGTTACAACACCTTAGTGGGTGGGTATTGCAAGGCAGGGTGCTCGCACGAGGCATTGTCTGTGTTTGCAGAGATGACGCAGAAAGGGATCATGCCAGACGTCGTGACATTTACGTCATTGATCCATGTAATGTGCAAGGCTGGGAACTTGGAGCGGGCAGTGACATTGGTGAGGCAGATGAGGGAGAGGGGCCTCCAGATGAATGAGGTCACTTTTACAGCCTTGATAGATGGGTTCTGCAAGAAGGGATTCTTGGATGATGCATTGCTTGCAGTAAGGGGGATGAAGCAATGCAGAATAAAGCCTTCAGTGGTGTGTTATAATGCACTTATTAATGGTTATTGTATGGTAGGAAGAATGGATGAAGCAAGAGAGTTACTCCATGAAATGGAAGCTAAAGGACTGAAGCCTGACGTTGTGACATACAGTACGATTATCAGTGCGTACTGTAAGAATTGTGATACACATTCTGCATTTGAATTGAACCAACAGATGCTTGAGAAGGGTGTTCTTCCAGATGCAATCACCTACTCATCACTCATAAGGGTTCTTTGTGGGGAGAAACGACTCAGTGACGCTCATGTGCTCTTCAAAAATATGATTAAGCTTGGCCTACAACCTGATGAATTTACATACACATCTCTTATTGATGGCCACTGCAAGGAGGGTAATGTGGAGAGTGCTCTTTCTCTGCACGATAAAATGGTAAAGGCAGGAGTTCTTCCTGATGTTGTGACTTACAGTGTGCTTATTAATGGGCTTAGTAAATCAGCACGTGCTATGGAAGCACAACAGTTGCTCTTCAAATTATACCATGAAGATCCAATTCCAGCAAATACTAAATATGATGCCCTGATGCATTGTTGTAGAAAAGCTGAGCTTAAGAGTGTGTTAGCTCTCTTGAAGGGATTTTGCATGAAAGGTTTAATGAATGAAGCTGATAAAGTTTATCAATCAATGTTAGACAGAAACTGGAATCTTGACGGGTCTGTCTACAGTGTGCTTATTCATGGGCATTGTAGGGCAGGAAATGTTATGAAGGCTCTCAGCTTCCATAAGCAAATGCTGCAGGGTGGTtttgctccaaattcaacaagcaCGATTTCCTTGATTAGGGGTCTATTTGAAAATGGGATGGTTGTGGAAGCAGATCAGGTGATTCAGCAGTTGTTGAACTATTGTTCCCTTGCTGATGCAGAAGCATCAAAGGCTCTTATTGACCTCAACTTAAATGAAGGTAATGTGGACGCAGTCTTAGACGTTCTGCATGGCATGGCAAAGGATGGACTGCTTCCAAGTCCAAGATGA
- the LOC103638071 gene encoding pentatricopeptide repeat-containing protein At5g39710 isoform X1, giving the protein MPNKQKISKSSCRDDRPPPPPPPPAAAAATGATPIGGGLKNMAAASASTRQATAEACSSHVHHAHLAALLNASARLPPLPLSRLHLPLSLPTASRLVASFPPLPLLVCFLRALRLLPSSPPRPFDSLIKSYASLPNRASLAAAALAFARSAGYVPSVLAYNAVLLALSDASLTSARRFFDSMLSDGVAPNVYTYNILVRALCGRGHRKEALSILRDMRGAGCGPNVVTYNTLVAAFFRAGEVDGAERLVGMMREGGLKPNLVTFNSMVNGMCKAGKMEDARKVFDEMVREGLAPDGVSYNTLVGGYCKAGCSHEALSVFAEMTQKGIMPDVVTFTSLIHVMCKAGNLERAVTLVRQMRERGLQMNEVTFTALIDGFCKKGFLDDALLAVRGMKQCRIKPSVVCYNALINGYCMVGRMDEARELLHEMEAKGLKPDVVTYSTIISAYCKNCDTHSAFELNQQMLEKGVLPDAITYSSLIRVLCGEKRLSDAHVLFKNMIKLGLQPDEFTYTSLIDGHCKEGNVESALSLHDKMVKAGVLPDVVTYSVLINGLSKSARAMEAQQLLFKLYHEDPIPANTKYDALMHCCRKAELKSVLALLKGFCMKGLMNEADKVYQSMLDRNWNLDGSVYSVLIHGHCRAGNVMKALSFHKQMLQGGFAPNSTSTISLIRGLFENGMVVEADQVIQQLLNYCSLADAEASKALIDLNLNEGNVDAVLDVLHGMAKDGLLPSPR; this is encoded by the coding sequence ATGCCAAATAAGCAAAAAATCTCAAAATCTAGTTGCCGAGacgaccgcccccccccccccccccccccccccgccgccgccgccgccactggCGCTACTCCTATCGGCGGGGGGCTGAAGAATATGGCAGCCGCCTCCGCCTCCACGCGACAAGCGACGGCGGAGGCGTGCAGTAGCCACGTCCACCACGCGCACCTCGCGGCTCTCCTCAACGCTTCCGCGCGCTTGCCTCCGCTCCCTCTCAGCCGCCTCCACCTCCCGCTCTCGCTCCCCACGGCCTCCCGCCTCGTCGCGTCCTTCCCTCCACTCCCGCTCCTCGTCTGCTTCCTCCGCGCGCTCCGCCTCCTCCCCTCCTCGCCGCCGCGCCCCTTTGACTCGCTCATCAAGTCATATGCCTCGCTCCCCAACCGCGCCTCCCTCGCTGCTGCGGCGCTCGCGTTCGCCAGGTCAGCCGGGTACGTGCCCTCTGTGCTCGCCTACAACGCCGTCCTCCTCGCGCTCTCTGACGCGTCGCTCACCTCCGCTAGGCGCTTCTTCGACTCCATGCTTAGCGACGGCGTGGCGCCCAACGTGTACACCTACAACATCCTCGTCCGCGCGCTGTGCGGCCGCGGACACCGGAAAGAAGCGCTCAGCATCTTGCGTGACATGCGCGGCGCAGGCTGCGGCCCCAATGTCGTGACTTACAACACGCTCGTCGCGGCGTTCTTCAGAGCCGGGGAGGTGGATGGCGCGGAGAGGCTGGTCGGCATGATGCGTGAGGGCGGCTTGAAGCCCAACCTGGTGACCTTCAATTCAATGGTGAATGGGATGTGCAAGGCTGGGAAGATGGAGGACGCACGCAAGGTGTTCGATGAAATGGTGAGGGAGGGTTTGGCGCCGGATGGGGTCAGTTACAACACCTTAGTGGGTGGGTATTGCAAGGCAGGGTGCTCGCACGAGGCATTGTCTGTGTTTGCAGAGATGACGCAGAAAGGGATCATGCCAGACGTCGTGACATTTACGTCATTGATCCATGTAATGTGCAAGGCTGGGAACTTGGAGCGGGCAGTGACATTGGTGAGGCAGATGAGGGAGAGGGGCCTCCAGATGAATGAGGTCACTTTTACAGCCTTGATAGATGGGTTCTGCAAGAAGGGATTCTTGGATGATGCATTGCTTGCAGTAAGGGGGATGAAGCAATGCAGAATAAAGCCTTCAGTGGTGTGTTATAATGCACTTATTAATGGTTATTGTATGGTAGGAAGAATGGATGAAGCAAGAGAGTTACTCCATGAAATGGAAGCTAAAGGACTGAAGCCTGACGTTGTGACATACAGTACGATTATCAGTGCGTACTGTAAGAATTGTGATACACATTCTGCATTTGAATTGAACCAACAGATGCTTGAGAAGGGTGTTCTTCCAGATGCAATCACCTACTCATCACTCATAAGGGTTCTTTGTGGGGAGAAACGACTCAGTGACGCTCATGTGCTCTTCAAAAATATGATTAAGCTTGGCCTACAACCTGATGAATTTACATACACATCTCTTATTGATGGCCACTGCAAGGAGGGTAATGTGGAGAGTGCTCTTTCTCTGCACGATAAAATGGTAAAGGCAGGAGTTCTTCCTGATGTTGTGACTTACAGTGTGCTTATTAATGGGCTTAGTAAATCAGCACGTGCTATGGAAGCACAACAGTTGCTCTTCAAATTATACCATGAAGATCCAATTCCAGCAAATACTAAATATGATGCCCTGATGCATTGTTGTAGAAAAGCTGAGCTTAAGAGTGTGTTAGCTCTCTTGAAGGGATTTTGCATGAAAGGTTTAATGAATGAAGCTGATAAAGTTTATCAATCAATGTTAGACAGAAACTGGAATCTTGACGGGTCTGTCTACAGTGTGCTTATTCATGGGCATTGTAGGGCAGGAAATGTTATGAAGGCTCTCAGCTTCCATAAGCAAATGCTGCAGGGTGGTtttgctccaaattcaacaagcaCGATTTCCTTGATTAGGGGTCTATTTGAAAATGGGATGGTTGTGGAAGCAGATCAGGTGATTCAGCAGTTGTTGAACTATTGTTCCCTTGCTGATGCAGAAGCATCAAAGGCTCTTATTGACCTCAACTTAAATGAAGGTAATGTGGACGCAGTCTTAGACGTTCTGCATGGCATGGCAAAGGATGGACTGCTTCCAAGTCCAAGATGA